The Nostoc cf. commune SO-36 genomic sequence TATTGGCGGCCCATTGTGCTGCGGCGGCAACAGAATCTAAAATCGCACCATTCCAATAGTTCTCCAAGGCAGCCCAACACCGCTCTATTGGATTGTACTTGCTATGGTAAGGGGGATAATAAATCAGTCGAATTTTTAAATTAATTGCACAAGACAACTCAACCATGCGTTTGATAAATTGTGTGCGGTTACTGCGAGTAGCGGCACCGCCATCAAGATCAATCACCCACTCATCAAGTTCCAGGTAATTGTGTTGATTCTCATGCCACCAAGCGGTTAAACAATCGACGATAAAATCACTGGTTTCCGCCGACTGACCCAAGTAAATCGATAGCTGGTCATTATGTGTATTGAGAATGCCAAAGGGAACTAAGACTGATGACCACTGTGTATCGTGGTCATCAGCAGCTTTCGCCTCCATTGTCCGAGCTTTACCGCCTCTAGAAAGGTTGCCAATCTTCACCTTAGCTTTAGTATCTATAGACACTCGCAACGATTTGGGGTTTTCATCTGATGCCTGATTCTCCCGGAACACATTCTCGAAAATGGCATCAGTTTGCGGAATCTTTTTCAAGGGTTTCGTTTTTTGTGTTTTTTTAGGCGATACCCTAAGCGATTGAGAATTTCTCCACAAGTTTGACGAGATGGCAATTCGCTCTCGTTATAGCCATGAACACTTACTAATGCTTCTCTTACTGCTCTGGCACTAATGCGGGCATACAGAAAGGTCGATTGAAATTTAGGGTCGGCTTGAGCTTGAGCATCCACCAATGAACGAATATCTGCTTCTAAGTTGGGCAATACCTCAATACTATTGTGTCGTCCCCTTGCCTGATAATTCTCTACACAGACTATCCCCGTCCGCCTTTCATGCAAGCCGAGTTGCACACTCTGGCGATTCCATCCCATAACGGTTTCTGCAATGCGTGCTGAACTATCGAAGTAATCTTCGGTAACTTTTGCCATGAAATCTCGTTTGCGATTGCTAGTCAGTTTCTGTGCTGCATCTTTAAAGGTCGATTTGATGGTGTCGGTGAGCATGAATTGAGGGATTCCCATTCTAGATATTTAAACTAGGCGCGGACAGTTCACCGCTTCTTCTCTTCTAGAATGGCTGGTATTTTATTTTCTTGCAAGTCCCTTATATATTAATTGCTGTGCCAGCAGAAGATAGTTTTCTCTCAGTAGTTACAAATCACTGTCTAAATATGCCACCGCATCACCTTACACGTTGGTCGGATTCCTCACTTCGTAACTTGGCAATGAATGTTGGTCTTTCGGTTGAAGAATTGTGGCACGAACCAGTTCGTAATGACCACCGTTCATGGTATAAAAAGGTTCTTGCAAAGCATTACATAAATCGTTTGATATTTCGTAAGCCAGGGATAATGGATAAAAATTTATTCATTAAAGCGGCATGGATATTGCTAAAACTCCCTCTCCTTACAAAGTTTTGTGCTAGGCAGTCTGAGGCATTATCACCATCCATGCAACATGGACATACTGTAGTTTTGATATGTCGCCGATAATATCTTTTTAGTAAGATCACTCCATGCGATCGCACTTCACGTTCTTTCCCCTGTCTTAGCACTTGGATAGTAGTTGTTGGATGGCTGGTGGATAAGTCTCAGGTCTAAAGACACGCTCGTTTCCAACTTACCGAGGCTTTTCTATGACTTTTTGGAGAAATTCTGGATATACTACCAAAAATTAAAAGTAAATTTCAGTTCTAAGTATTTGTTTGCTCGTTTGCATAGCCAGATTTTGTCAATACTCAGAATTATCCTAGTAAAGCTAAATACTTTGTACTACAACTTTTATAAATCAGGTACATCTGTTTGGCGAGTTCCAATTTTCGACTATGGTTTCATCAAATAATGCCTAAGAGGGATGAGTTTACCGAAAAAGATTAGGTAGCAAATAGGTAGCCCCAGTATATAAAATGTAAAAGGCAAAACCGAAAAACAAGGTATTCAAAACTGTGGCTACATAGCCTAAGCACATCAATATGCCGTCAGATTCGATAGTTGCAACGGCTAAGAGTAACATTCCCACAGCAGGAATAGGATTGGTAGCAGGAGGATATGGCGACATTAGTAATATTGCCAACCAGGTGAGACATATCCCATTAAACCGCCAAGTTAATGGATTTTCAGCAACCTTCTGAAAACGCGGACGGGAGATTTTTTCTAAGACTTTGGTCACACGTTGTAAATTTTTTAACAGTGTTTGAGCAAACCAATTAGGGAATTTAAGGCTGGCAATTTTTTTTGGCAGCCACGGTGTACGCCTCCCCAAAGCCATCTGTCCTGACATCAACAAGCAAGCGGTACCGAGAGGGGTGCTTAACCCTGGTGGCGTGGGTATCAAAAATGGTAACACCAACAATGCAATCACTAAGCTAAAACCTCGTTCTGAGGTTTCTGAAATCACGTCACCCAGAGTCAGAGGTTTTTCAGCTAAATGTTGCAATAATGACTTTATGTCTTGAGAAAATCTTAGGGTCATAACGCTTTAGGTAATGGGTATTGATCAAATAATTCATCAAACTTTACTGTAATCCAGATCCATATTTTTGTGTCTGCATATTTTGGCATCAGTATTTTAGTGATTTTCTGGTAGTAGTATTAGCCGCATTTATGATTTAGGAATACT encodes the following:
- a CDS encoding exopolysaccharide biosynthesis protein: MTLRFSQDIKSLLQHLAEKPLTLGDVISETSERGFSLVIALLVLPFLIPTPPGLSTPLGTACLLMSGQMALGRRTPWLPKKIASLKFPNWFAQTLLKNLQRVTKVLEKISRPRFQKVAENPLTWRFNGICLTWLAILLMSPYPPATNPIPAVGMLLLAVATIESDGILMCLGYVATVLNTLFFGFAFYILYTGATYLLPNLFR